The Halomicronema hongdechloris C2206 genome includes a window with the following:
- a CDS encoding S41 family peptidase: MTDRPDPIDHPLTPAMRQQLLTQLIGALEHYVFPETAAQLQQELRQRLETDGYGDILGAEQLAHTLTLQLQTLSRDQQLRLHYSPAPLPEIEPDAEPDSADLAQQQQLSQRRNFDINRVERLPGNVGYLELYGFEPPEFAGDTLAAAMTFLAHTDALIIDLRHNRGGSPGLVTLLCSYLFPAYPPLHLNDLYWRDGDTIQQWWTLPYVPGPRYGQPPVYVLTSPDTFSAAEECAYNLQARQRATIVGETTQGGANPGRGYRLTDHFWIFLPMGRAINPVTGDNWNDTGVVPDVKVPAELALKTAHLMAVTHLQDQPQPTGLHQELQQTQHRVEQELNQMRRDLISQLGGLK; encoded by the coding sequence ATGACTGATCGTCCCGATCCCATCGATCATCCCCTCACCCCTGCCATGCGGCAGCAGCTGTTGACCCAACTGATCGGGGCATTGGAGCATTACGTATTCCCCGAGACGGCTGCTCAGTTGCAACAGGAGTTGCGCCAACGCTTGGAGACCGATGGCTATGGGGATATTCTTGGGGCCGAACAACTAGCTCATACCCTCACCCTACAGTTGCAGACCCTGAGCCGAGATCAGCAACTGCGACTACACTACAGCCCAGCTCCTTTACCTGAAATTGAGCCTGACGCCGAGCCCGATTCGGCAGACCTGGCCCAGCAGCAGCAGCTGAGCCAACGCCGTAATTTTGATATTAATCGAGTGGAGCGACTGCCTGGCAATGTGGGCTATTTAGAGCTATATGGATTTGAGCCGCCCGAGTTTGCCGGAGACACCTTAGCAGCGGCCATGACTTTTTTGGCCCACACAGACGCCCTGATCATCGATTTGCGCCACAATCGCGGCGGCTCCCCTGGACTAGTCACCCTCCTGTGCAGCTATCTATTTCCAGCCTATCCCCCCCTACATCTCAATGATCTCTACTGGCGGGATGGAGACACGATTCAGCAGTGGTGGACTCTGCCCTATGTGCCAGGACCTCGTTATGGTCAACCGCCAGTGTATGTGCTGACCAGCCCAGACACTTTCTCAGCAGCAGAGGAATGTGCCTACAATCTGCAGGCCCGTCAACGGGCCACCATCGTGGGGGAAACGACCCAGGGAGGAGCCAATCCCGGCCGAGGCTATCGACTCACCGACCACTTTTGGATATTTTTGCCCATGGGGCGGGCCATCAATCCGGTTACTGGCGACAATTGGAACGATACCGGTGTAGTACCTGATGTGAAAGTCCCCGCCGAATTGGCCCTGAAGACGGCTCACCTGATGGCAGTAACCCATCTGCAAGACCAACCCCAACCGACTGGGCTACACCAGGAGCTCCAGCAGACCCAGCACCGGGTGGAGCAGGAACTCAACCAAATGCGTCGAGATTTGATTAGCCAATTGGGAGGCTTGAAATGA
- a CDS encoding urease subunit beta: MIPGELIPAEGEIELNPGRPTRVLSVANTGDRPIQVGSHFHFYEVNDALRFDRDQAKGMRLDIPAGTAVRFEPGDEREVTLVPLAGQRQVYGFNGRVNGAL, translated from the coding sequence ATGATTCCAGGGGAATTGATACCAGCTGAAGGGGAGATTGAACTGAACCCAGGCCGACCCACCCGAGTACTATCGGTGGCCAATACCGGGGATCGACCGATTCAGGTGGGATCTCACTTTCACTTCTATGAGGTCAATGACGCCTTGAGATTTGACCGCGACCAGGCCAAGGGCATGCGGCTCGATATTCCGGCAGGGACAGCTGTCCGCTTCGAGCCGGGAGATGAGCGCGAGGTGACGCTGGTTCCTCTGGCGGGACAACGTCAGGTCTATGGTTTCAATGGCCGGGTCAACGGCGCTCTCTAA
- a CDS encoding DUF3370 domain-containing protein: MLAWLSAVMLAQATPAAEIIRPQAVRPLPGQLDTVPVFNSNSPELVEEPGILLSTFPSQDMAVPEAHLDFPLSGRFDIFAHHVARAPAPGEVTSLYLGILAHNPSNAPVILDILTAASYLSQPDAPFVPLPELVEFAPWAPVFAGPGSRVMLDVLRQQRLPELPPQQIIPPGQSELLFNQPIPVRTLEPPINGRSTLMQLRSSGALHVASLARYAPITWYGQERAPTLLEWQTLLMTQGLAGPRDRIPTPLSATAGPVIYGRVAGVAQGSQWQARLTDEGTNLLAIPAAGQTFSYGISTLYAGRMGTGQSQSGEMLVRYPDTAYEAHGNYGVHYNLALPLHNPTEQPQTVTVALDTALKEDTLSQAGPRFLESPGPQLFFRGPVRLIYTNDQGTQQIRYLHLVQRRGQQGPPLITLTLASAEVRLVQVDLLYPPDSTPPQLLTIQTLGVTGTNATPD, encoded by the coding sequence ATGCTAGCTTGGCTGTCTGCGGTGATGTTGGCTCAAGCCACTCCTGCCGCAGAAATCATTCGCCCGCAAGCGGTACGCCCCCTACCCGGGCAGTTAGATACGGTCCCCGTTTTTAATAGCAATAGTCCTGAGCTGGTAGAGGAACCGGGGATTTTACTGTCCACTTTTCCCTCCCAGGATATGGCCGTGCCCGAGGCTCACTTAGATTTTCCATTGAGCGGTCGCTTCGATATCTTTGCTCACCACGTGGCCCGGGCTCCAGCCCCGGGAGAGGTTACCAGTCTCTATCTGGGAATCTTGGCCCATAATCCCAGCAATGCCCCAGTCATCTTGGACATTCTGACTGCTGCCAGCTACTTGAGCCAGCCAGATGCGCCCTTTGTGCCCCTGCCGGAGTTAGTGGAATTTGCTCCCTGGGCACCAGTGTTTGCCGGACCGGGTAGTCGGGTGATGCTGGATGTTCTGCGGCAACAGCGATTGCCGGAGTTGCCGCCTCAGCAGATCATTCCGCCGGGCCAAAGCGAGCTGCTGTTTAATCAGCCGATTCCGGTGCGGACTCTGGAACCTCCTATTAATGGCCGCTCTACTCTGATGCAGTTGCGCAGTAGTGGAGCGCTGCATGTGGCTAGTTTGGCTCGCTATGCCCCGATTACCTGGTATGGCCAGGAACGGGCTCCGACCCTGCTGGAGTGGCAAACGCTGCTAATGACCCAGGGATTAGCGGGTCCCCGCGATCGCATCCCCACTCCCCTTAGTGCTACTGCTGGGCCGGTGATCTATGGCCGGGTCGCCGGGGTGGCCCAGGGCTCCCAATGGCAGGCCCGCCTCACCGACGAGGGCACCAACTTGCTGGCCATTCCGGCGGCAGGACAGACGTTCTCCTATGGCATCAGCACCCTCTATGCCGGCCGCATGGGCACTGGCCAGAGCCAGAGCGGCGAGATGCTGGTGCGCTATCCTGACACCGCCTATGAGGCCCATGGCAACTATGGAGTGCACTACAATCTGGCTCTGCCGCTGCACAATCCGACGGAACAGCCCCAAACCGTGACCGTGGCCCTGGACACGGCCTTGAAAGAAGACACTCTCTCGCAAGCGGGACCTCGGTTCCTGGAATCTCCGGGACCGCAGCTCTTTTTTCGGGGGCCGGTACGGCTGATCTATACCAATGACCAGGGGACGCAGCAGATTCGCTATCTGCATCTAGTGCAACGTCGGGGGCAGCAGGGACCGCCCCTGATCACACTGACCCTGGCCTCGGCAGAGGTGCGTCTGGTTCAGGTAGATTTGCTCTATCCGCCCGATTCCACCCCGCCCCAACTACTGACGATCCAGACCCTAGGGGTCACGGGTACCAATGCAACCCCTGACTAG
- a CDS encoding methyltransferase domain-containing protein gives MAFTLSQVVPWGRSFDEYVAMFNLSPQDLQGRLLGCGDGPAAFNGELTRRGGRVISVDPLYHFDVEAICDRIQTCFDQVLEGVRQNAQEFVWDTLGSPEELGRVRLAAMDQFLADYTAGKAAGRYLTASLPQLPFADQSFDLALCSHLLFLYSPQFDLDFHLASLRELRRVAREVRIFPLLELGSCPSRYLAPVLATLKAEGYQLQRHPVAYEFQRGGNEMLRMT, from the coding sequence ATGGCCTTTACCCTTAGTCAAGTCGTTCCCTGGGGACGCTCCTTTGACGAATACGTGGCGATGTTTAATTTGTCCCCCCAGGACTTGCAGGGGCGTCTCCTCGGCTGTGGCGATGGCCCTGCCGCCTTTAACGGTGAGCTGACTCGGCGGGGTGGACGGGTAATTTCGGTGGATCCCCTTTATCACTTCGATGTGGAGGCCATTTGCGATCGCATCCAGACCTGCTTCGACCAAGTGCTAGAGGGCGTGCGCCAAAACGCCCAGGAGTTTGTCTGGGATACCCTAGGTTCTCCAGAGGAGCTAGGGCGGGTGCGCCTAGCAGCCATGGACCAATTTCTAGCCGACTATACCGCTGGTAAAGCTGCTGGCCGCTACCTCACCGCCAGTCTCCCCCAGTTGCCCTTTGCCGATCAGAGCTTCGATCTGGCCCTGTGCTCCCACCTGCTGTTTCTCTACAGCCCCCAATTCGACCTCGACTTCCACCTAGCCTCTCTACGGGAACTGCGACGGGTAGCCCGGGAAGTCCGCATCTTTCCCCTGCTGGAGCTGGGCAGTTGTCCCTCCCGTTACCTAGCCCCGGTCCTGGCCACCCTCAAGGCAGAAGGCTACCAGCTGCAGCGCCACCCCGTCGCCTACGAATTTCAACGGGGCGGCAATGAAATGCTGCGAATGACCTAA
- a CDS encoding methyltransferase family protein, translating to MVKGRKSTVRIQRDRNHQVIQSGPYGIVRHPGYIATMLGLVLATPLLLGSWWAFIPAMLSTLCLILRTALEDRTLQKELPGYEAYMRKVRYRLIPGLW from the coding sequence TTGGTAAAGGGACGAAAATCAACGGTGAGAATACAACGCGATCGCAACCATCAAGTGATTCAGTCTGGCCCCTATGGCATCGTTCGCCATCCCGGCTATATTGCTACGATGCTGGGGTTAGTGCTGGCGACTCCCTTGCTCCTAGGCTCGTGGTGGGCGTTTATTCCAGCTATGCTTTCTACGCTGTGTCTGATCCTCCGCACCGCCCTGGAGGATCGAACCCTGCAAAAAGAACTTCCAGGCTATGAAGCTTACATGCGGAAAGTGCGCTACCGACTGATACCAGGTTTATGGTGA
- a CDS encoding M20/M25/M40 family metallo-hydrolase — protein sequence MLVALLVLSVILALAQLVPPAPLSASATPTQFSAQRAMPHLEAIAHQSRYAGSPGHTAAREHLIDAIAALGLEPEVQSTTVVQRWPGATRFEVGTVQNVLVRLAGTASTGAIALDGHYDSGPTAPGAADCGGCVATLLETLRALRAGPPLQNDVIFVFADAEETGDLGAHAFVTQHPWNQDVRLAINFEATGNQGPSVLYSTNHNNQRLIAGFVSASPHPVAHSFASAFLHWLPMLRGGCDLEEFMDRGSAGLGFALAGNTTGYHTKLDNVQTFDRRSLQHQGSYALALVQYFGNQDLTTLQTSNTKSQSAVYFNVLPKVVVYYSTAWAMPLAAAVSLLYLGVVGLGLRRRQLSLKGLLVGAIVFGISAIAAVLLAALLWWGIKTANSNLQVTMVGHYRTLHYFVGLVCFTVALMAIAQLWLQKKLSLSNRIAGALLVWDGLMLLTSAQTPDISYLFTFPLLFSLLLLGWQLLDPRFRLGSWVHILALTLAALPGTLLLLPAMVTPNLAWMLRFEYASPLPFLALSLIFVVLLMGLLIPHVEVLTANPRQALRPSRSDWSRRWLLPGLLLLASGLIFSVATATSGFDADHPRPNLIAYELNVDSGEATWVSEDAQLDDWTAQFFPAQTPKTAYETFLGMRTQAFQAPAPIVPLAAPDVELLSDTVSGRDRRLHLRLTSPRQAVNLHGEIAAGGVITAATVNGQEMDLAPFPLEARDHLAFSYYNLPPDGIDLILTVQSAQPLQLTLRDTSYGPPQIPDQAIAPRPADKMPAAVSERDPTAVMKTFRL from the coding sequence GTGCTGGTCGCGTTACTGGTGCTAAGTGTGATCCTGGCGCTGGCTCAATTAGTGCCGCCAGCCCCATTGTCTGCGAGCGCGACCCCCACCCAGTTTTCTGCTCAGCGGGCTATGCCCCATTTAGAAGCGATCGCCCACCAATCCCGCTATGCTGGGTCACCAGGACACACTGCCGCGCGGGAACATCTGATCGATGCCATCGCAGCCCTCGGCTTGGAGCCAGAAGTCCAGAGCACGACGGTGGTGCAACGATGGCCAGGGGCAACCCGTTTTGAGGTCGGTACTGTCCAGAATGTGTTGGTGCGCCTAGCGGGAACGGCCAGCACGGGAGCGATCGCTCTGGATGGGCATTACGACTCCGGCCCGACAGCGCCTGGCGCAGCGGATTGCGGCGGTTGCGTGGCAACCCTGCTAGAGACCTTGCGAGCGCTGCGGGCAGGTCCGCCACTCCAGAATGACGTGATTTTTGTCTTCGCCGATGCCGAAGAGACTGGCGATCTGGGGGCACATGCCTTTGTCACCCAACATCCCTGGAACCAAGATGTGCGGCTGGCCATTAATTTTGAGGCCACAGGTAACCAGGGACCTAGCGTCTTATACAGCACTAACCACAACAACCAACGTCTAATTGCAGGCTTCGTTAGTGCCTCGCCTCATCCGGTGGCCCATTCCTTCGCATCGGCATTTCTGCATTGGTTGCCGATGCTGCGGGGTGGCTGCGATCTAGAAGAATTCATGGATCGGGGGAGTGCTGGACTCGGCTTTGCTTTGGCAGGCAACACTACTGGTTATCATACAAAGCTGGACAATGTTCAAACCTTCGATCGCCGTAGCCTGCAACACCAGGGGTCCTACGCGCTGGCCCTAGTGCAGTATTTTGGCAATCAAGATCTCACAACGCTGCAAACCTCCAACACAAAATCCCAGAGTGCGGTTTATTTCAACGTTTTGCCGAAGGTTGTCGTGTACTATTCGACAGCCTGGGCGATGCCACTGGCAGCGGCGGTGAGCCTGCTGTATTTGGGCGTAGTTGGGCTGGGGTTACGACGTCGGCAGTTGTCCCTCAAAGGACTGCTGGTGGGCGCGATCGTATTTGGCATCAGCGCGATCGCCGCTGTGCTGCTAGCAGCTTTGCTCTGGTGGGGCATCAAAACCGCCAACAGCAACCTGCAGGTGACGATGGTGGGTCACTATCGCACCTTGCATTATTTCGTAGGGTTGGTGTGCTTTACCGTAGCCCTGATGGCGATCGCTCAGCTCTGGCTGCAGAAAAAACTGAGCCTGAGTAATCGCATAGCAGGAGCCTTACTCGTCTGGGATGGTTTGATGCTGCTCACCAGTGCCCAGACACCGGATATCAGCTACCTGTTTACCTTCCCCTTGCTGTTTAGTCTGCTGCTGCTGGGTTGGCAGCTGCTTGACCCGAGATTTCGGCTGGGCTCCTGGGTGCATATTCTGGCGCTGACCTTGGCCGCCCTGCCGGGGACGCTCTTGCTGCTGCCTGCCATGGTGACCCCCAACCTGGCCTGGATGCTGCGATTTGAATACGCGAGTCCGCTCCCCTTTCTGGCCCTCTCGCTGATCTTCGTGGTGCTGCTGATGGGTCTCCTGATTCCCCATGTGGAGGTGCTGACAGCAAATCCGCGTCAGGCCCTGCGGCCATCTCGAAGTGATTGGAGCCGTCGCTGGCTGCTGCCAGGACTCTTGCTGCTTGCCAGCGGCCTGATCTTCAGCGTTGCCACGGCGACCTCTGGCTTCGATGCCGATCATCCCAGACCCAATCTCATTGCCTACGAATTGAATGTCGATTCGGGTGAAGCCACCTGGGTCAGTGAAGATGCTCAGTTGGATGATTGGACCGCACAATTTTTTCCAGCTCAAACGCCGAAGACAGCATACGAAACATTTCTGGGGATGCGAACCCAAGCCTTTCAAGCCCCAGCCCCCATTGTCCCCTTGGCAGCCCCCGATGTTGAGCTGCTCAGCGATACAGTGAGTGGACGCGATCGCAGGCTTCATCTGCGTCTGACCTCACCTCGGCAAGCAGTAAATTTGCATGGAGAGATAGCGGCTGGCGGCGTGATTACGGCAGCAACGGTGAATGGTCAGGAAATGGACCTGGCCCCGTTTCCACTGGAAGCGCGCGATCATCTCGCCTTTAGTTACTACAACCTTCCCCCCGATGGCATTGACTTAATCCTGACGGTGCAGTCCGCCCAGCCACTTCAGTTGACCCTCAGAGATACGTCCTATGGGCCACCGCAGATTCCTGATCAGGCGATCGCGCCTCGTCCCGCTGACAAAATGCCTGCCGCTGTCTCAGAACGAGACCCCACCGCTGTGATGAAAACCTTTCGACTTTGA